From the Jeongeupia sp. HS-3 genome, the window TGGTCACCGGCAGCCACAGCCCGGCCGATTACAATGGCATCAAAATCATGCTGGCCGGTGTGACCATCGGCGACCGCAAGCTCAAGGGTTTGTACGAGCGCATCGTTGGCGAGGATTTTGTCGCAGGCAAAGGCACGGTGACGCCGCTGGAAATCGACGCGGAATATCGCGATGAGATCGTCCGGACCCAAGCGCTGGCACGACCGCTGAAGGTGGTGATCGATTGCGGCAATGGCGCACCGGGCGCGTTTGCGCCGGCGCTGTATCGTGCGCTGGGCTGCGAAGTGATCGCGCTGTTTTGCGACGTGAACGGGCATTTCCCCAATCATCACCCTGATCCGCAAGTCGAAAAAAACGTCGCCGAACTCAAGCGCGTGGTGCTCGACACCGGTGCCGATGCCGGGCTGGCGTTCGATGGCGACGGCGATCGTGTCGCCGCGATTACGCCTGCTGGCCACTATATCGCCGGCGACAAGATGCTGATGCTGTTTGCCACCGCCGAGCTGGCCAAGCACCCCGGCGGCCACGTGTTGTGCGACGTCAAATCGACGGGCGCACTGGCGAGTTGGGTCAGGGAGCACGGCGGCACGAGCGAGATCATCGCGACCGGCCATACGCATATGAAACGGCGGATGAAGGAAACCGGCGCCGTGGTCGCCGGCGAGTTGTCCGGGCATTTTGCCTTTGGCGCTTGGGGGCTGGACGATGGCCTGTTCGCCGGCGTGAAGCTGCTGCAAATGATTGCCGACGGCCAGAATCTCGACGATGCGTTGTCTAGCCTGCCGACGCGTTTGTCGACCCCGGAGCTGCAACTGCCGATCGCCGGTGATGGCCATGCGGCCGTTGCCCGTATTGTCGCGGCCGCGCGCTTTCCGAGCGCGCTGGACGTCATTTCGGTTGATGGTCTGCGCATCGAATACGCCGACGGTTTCGGCTTGATCCGAGCCTCCAACACCACGCCGGTACTGACCTTGCGGATCGAGGCCGACAACCGTGAGGGCGTCCTGCGGATTCGCGATGAACTGGCCGCCGCGCTGGCACCACTGCCATTCCCGGATTTCACGCTCTGAGCGTGGCTTGAATCGGGGCGCCCGGGTGGCGCCGCCCCGGTTTGCATCGGTACACTGCGGCCAGGGCTGATCCCTTGGCCGCTTGCACGTCTTCCATTTCATTCCATCCATTGCCGCAGGTTTTTCAGCATGCCGATTTCTCCTCCGCCGCTCGACATTATCGCCACCAACGTGAGCACCGCTCTGGCCGAGGATATCGGCGCTTGCGACTGGACCGCGCAACTGATCGCCGCCGAAGCGCCCGGTCGCGCCACGGTGCTGGCGCGCGAGGATGCGGTCGTCTGCGGCATTCCCTGGTTCGATGAAGTGTTCCGCCAGCTTGATCCAAGCGTGAGGGTGAGCTGGCGCGTGGCCGAGGGCGATCGCGTCAGCGCCGATACCTTGCTGTGCGAGCTTGAAGGCCCGGCGCGCAGCCTGCTGACCGGCGAGCGTTCGGCGCTGAACTTCCTGCAGCTGCTGTCGGCCGTGGCGAGCGAGACGCGCCGCTACGCCGATGTGGTCGAAGGCACCACCGCCCGGGTGCTCGATACCCGCAAGACCTTGCCGGGGCTGCGCCGGGCGCAGAAGTACGCGGTACTGGTCGGTGGCGGCGCCAATCAGCGCATCGGCCTGTACGACGGCATCCTGATCAAGGAGAACCACATCATGGCCGCCGGCGGCATTGCCGAGGCCTTGGCTGCGGCGCAGGCGCTGGCGCCGGTCGGCGTGTCGATCCAGATCGAGGTCGAGAGCCTGCTCGAGCTCGACGCGGCACTCGCCGCCGGCGCGGCCAGCGTGCTGCTCGACAACTTCACCCTGCCGCACCTCGCCGATGCGGTCGCGCTCAACGACGGCCGGGCGCTGCTCGAGGCATCGGGCGGCGTCGATTTTGGCACGCTGCGCGCTATCGCCGAAACCGGCGTCGACCGGATCTCGGTCGGCAAGCTGACCAAGGACGTGCGGGCGATCGACTTGTCGATGCGCTTCGTGCTCTGAACCGATGAACCGCTACGCGCTGTGCCTGATCGCGGCGATGCTGATGGTTGGCAGCAATGTCGGCATCGGCAAGGGCATTGTCGCGATCATGCCGGTGCTGCTGTTCGCGCTGCTGCGTTTTGTCGTCGGCGTGACGGTGCTGGCGCCGTTCTACCGGCCGGCACAGATACGCCGGGTCAGTCGGGCCGAGTGGCGCAATCTGTTCCTGCAGGCGCTGTTCGGCACCTTTCTGTTCACGCTGCTGATGCTGTACGGCGTGCAGCGCACCAGCGCGCTCGCCGCCGGGGTGATCACCAGTACGATACCGGCGGTGGTGATTCTGCTGGCGTGGCTGCTGCTGCGCGAGCGACCCAGCCGGCGCGCCTTGCTGGCGGTGGCGCTGGCGATGGGCGGGGTGTTGATCGTCAACGTCGCCCGCAGCAGCGGTGACGATGGTGGTTCGCTGTTCGGCAACCTGCTGGTGCTCGGGGCGGTCTGCTGCGAATCACTGTACGTGATCCTGTCGCGCCGGCTGACGCAGACGCTGCCGGCGATCGAGATCTGCGCCTACACCCATGCGATCGGCTTGCTGCTGATGCTGCCGCTGGGCTTGGGCGCGGCGTGGTCGTTTGATTTTGCCGTGATCGACGCCAAGACCTGGGCGCTGACCGTCTGGTATGGGCTGGCGGCGAGCGTGTTTTCGTTCTGGCTGTGGATGAAGGGCATCCGCCATGTGCCGGGGTCACTGGCCGGGGTGTTTACCGCAGTGCTGCCGATTGCCGCTGCGGCTTACGGTATCGTTTTTCTCGGCGAACGCCCGACGCTGGCGCACGGCATTGCGCTGGCTTGCGTGCTGGCCGGCATCGTCATCGCCAGCATGCAGGCGCCGGCCAAGCCGCTGTTGCCCGAGCGCTGAGCGCGGCGCTCAGGCCGTGGCTTGCGACGTCGCGGCCTGGGCGAACTCCGCGGCTGGCACCGGCCGGCCGAGCAGATAGCCCTGTAGCGAATCGCAGCCGAGCCGGGTCAGGAATTCCTGCTGCGCCTGCGTCTCGACGCCCTCGGCAACGATATTGAGCTTGAGCGTCTGGCCGAGCGCGACGATGGCCGAGACGATGGCGGCGTCGTCGCTGTCGTGCGTCAGTTCGTTGACGAAGCCGCGATCGATCTTCAGTTCGTTCGCCGGCAGCCGCTTCAGATACAGCAGGCTCGAATAGCCGGTGCCGAAATCGTCGATCGAGATATTCACGCCCATATCGGCGAGCTGCCGCAGGATCACCAGGCTGGCCTCGGCATCGCGCATCGCGGTGGTCTCGGTGATTTCCAGCGTCAAGTGCCGCGGCGCCAGGCCGTGGCGCTTCAAGGTGTCACTCACCGTTTGCGGCAAACTGGCGTGCGCGAACTGTTGTGCCGACAGATTGACGGCAACCGACCAGTCGCGGTGGCCTTGATCGTGCCATGCGCGCATTTGCCGGCAAGCCTCGTCGAGCACCCATTCGCCGATCTGCAGCACCAGCCCGCTGCGCTCGGCCAGTTCGAGGAAGGTGTCGGGGCCGATCAGCCCGCGACTCGGGTGCATCCAGCGCAAGAGGGCTTCGGCACCGATGATGGGGCCGTGCGGCGCGCAGAACTTGGGCTGGTAATGCAGCAGCAGTTCGTTCCGGCCCAAGGCCAGCCGCAGGTCCTGCAAGAGCTGCAATTGTTCCTGGGCGTTGGCGTTCATCGACGCCTTGAAGAAGCAATAGCCGTTTCGCCCCGCATCCTTGGCGTGATACATCGCCGCGTCGGCATTGGCCATCAGTTCGCGCGACTCGGCGCCGTCGTCGGGGTAGATCGCGATGCCGATGCTGACCGACACGCCCAAGGCGTGCCGCTGGATGCTGAACGGCTCGTCGATGGCCTTGACCAGCTTGTCGGCAATCGCCGCCGCGTCCTGCGGTTTGGCGAGTTCGAGGATCAGAACGAACTCGTCGCCACCGAGCCGGGCGATCGTGTCCTGCGCCCGGACGCTCTGCTTGATCCGCGCGGCGACGTCGATCAGCAAGTCGTCGCCGACGTGATGCCCGAACGCGTCGTTGACGGCCTTGAAGCCGTCCAGGTCCATGAACATCAGCGCGAAGCGGCTATGATCGCGCTCCGCCTTGTGGACGGCCTGCTCCAGCCGGTCTTCGAGCAGCAAACGGTTCGGCAGCTTGGTCAGGTTGTCGTGCAGCGCCAGATGCATCAGCTCGTGGTTGGCCTCGGCCAGCGATGTGGCAAGCACAGCGGTGCGCGCCGCCATGCGGCTATCGAGTACCGACACGATCAGCGCGATCGCCAGTACCGCCAGCGTGACCACGATCACCAGCAGCGCCAGCCAGTTGGTGGCGATGCCGCTATTGGCCGCGCCGCAGAAGCTGCCGAGCGGAAACTGCGACGCCGCCATGCCGGTGTAGTGCATGCCGACGATGGCGATACCCATGACCACCGCCGCGCCGCTGCGGATCAGCTTGACGCGCGGCGAGCCGAAGCGCAGCCGGAACGCCATCCACAGCGCCGCGCCCGATGCGCCGACGGCGATGAGGATCGACAGCGCGAACAGCGAGGGGATGTAGTGGATGCCCGGCAGCATGCGCATCGCCGCCATGCCGCTGTAATGCATGGAGGCGATGCCGGCGCCCATCAATAAGGCGCCGAGTATCAGCCGGGCCCACGGCAGCGTGTTCTGGCACACCAGCCACAGCGCGAAGGCCGACGCAGCGACCGCGATCAGCAGCGAGAGGAAGGTGATGACCGGATCGTAGCCAAGCGGAATCGGCAGGCTGAAGGCGAGCATGCCGATGAAATGCATCGACCAGATGCCCAGACCCATGGCGAATGCACCGCCGGCCAGCCAGCAGCGTTTGGCTTTGCCTTGAGACGTGGCGACCCGCCCGGCCATGTCCAGCGCGGTATACGACGCCAGGATGGCGACCAATAAGGAAAAAAGAACAAGAACGTGGTTGTAACTGTTGCTTAGCACCGACATTCCCTTGTATGCGACGGACAGTTTTTGTAAGGCATATTCTTACTGCATAAAACGTAATTATTCACAGATCAGGCGAAGGAGACGATATTTATCCGGCATGGTTCCCCGGGGACGCCAATTTGGCGGGCCGACGGGGAGAGTGCAAGCAACCCCGGCCAGCCGCTTGAGTCACGCGCTCAAGCGGAACCAGCCAAGTTGGCTGTCAAGGGCATTGGCGGTTGCGGTGAGCTCGCGCATTTCGTCGCGCATCGCTTCGCTCTTGGCGCTGCTGTCGCGCGCGCCGTCGCCGATGTGCTCAAGCCGTTCGCGGATCGCGCTGCTGGCGCGGCCCTGTTCGTCGACGGTTTCGCTGATGGCCGCCATCATCGCGCCGACGCGCTCGGCCGCGGCGCCGATGCGCGCGAGCGAGCCGCTCACCGTGGCGCCGTCGTCGTGGCACTCGCTGACCCGTTCGGCAGCGGCCTGCATCGCCGTGAGCGTGTCGCGCGTGCGCGTGCGGGTGGCGTCAAGGATCTCGCGGATACGCTGGGTCGAATCGGTGGTCGACAGCGACAGTTTTCTGACTTCGTCGGCAACGACGGCGAAACCGCGTCCGGCCTCGCCAGCACGGGCGGCCTCGATCGCGGCGTTCAGCGCCAGCAGATTGGTCTGGCCGGCGATCGAATCGATGCTTGCCGCGACGGTGACGATCTGGCCGATTGCATCGGCGAGCGACTGCATCGATTGTTCGGCGTGGCCGAAATCGTGTTCGAGCAGGTCGAGCCGGGTCAGCGAGGCTTCGCCGGCCGAGCGCGCGGCCTGAATGGCTTCGAGCGTCTGCAGCGCGGCGCTGGCCGCCTGTTCGGCGCGCTCGCCGACGTGCTGCACCGCCGCCTCAAGGCTGGCGCTGCTGCCGGCGATGTCTTGCAGATGCCCGGTCTGGCGTGTGGCATCGCCGTGCACGTCGCCGGCGAGGCGGGCGACGTCGCTGGCGTCGTCCCGCGTGGTTTGCGCTGCGGCCTGCGCCTGTTTCAAGGTCAAGGCCAGCCGTTCGACGAAGCGGTTCAGCTGGCGGCCCAGCTGGCCGATTTCGTCGTCCGCCTCGTGCAGCCGGTCATTGAGGTCGCCGGTCGCCAGCCGCGCCACTGCAGCGCCCATGGTCGACAGCCGGCGGTCCAGCTTGCGGGCGAACGAGCGCTGGCTGGCGACGATCAGCAAGGCGGTCAGCCCCAGCGGCACCAAGGTCAGTAGCAGCAGGCGCGCGGCGCGGCGGTCGATCGCTGCGGTCACCGTCGCCGCTTCGTTGCGGTTGCGTAGCGAGGCGGCGTCGAGTTCGGCCAGCGTCGGTTCCAGTTCGGTGTGATAGATCGCCTCGGGAATGCCCAGCGCGTCCTGCGGGCTGGTCGCCGAAATGGCCACGGCGCTGCGGTACTGCTGCAGATAATTGCGCCAGCGCCCCGCCAGCAGCGCATCGAGCCTGGCGGCGCCGGCGTTGTCGAGCAAAGGTCGCAGCTTTTGCGCTGCGCCGGCGACGGTTCGCTCGGTGCCCGCGATGCGCGTTTCGGCGTCACCGGCCAGCGGATCTAGCCTCGAGAGCATCAGCATTTCGCCCTTCATCGTGGCGATCGCGCCCAGCGCGCCCTGGTTGTCGCGAAACTGCCCGTATTCCTGGTGCAGCCGGTGGTTCTGCCAGCTGATCCAGCCGGCCAGCACGGCCAGCGCGCAGACGGTGACGATGCTGACGAGTTTGAGCTGGGCGGCAATACGCATGGCTTTCCCTTATTTGTAAGCCTGCGAGCCTATTTGTTAATTATGAAATACTGATTAAAGCCGTCCCTGCCTTGCACTATGCCGCGCGACCCTGCTATTGCGGGCGACTTGCCTGTGCTGAGCATCGCGGCAGCTGCAGGCATCGTCAGTCTGGAGAAATCTGCAGCGCTATGGCGCCGTGTTGCGCCGCCCCAGCCACGCCAGCACCGCGGGCAGCCACGTTGGCTCAAGGTGTGCAGGCTGCACGCTGGACGCCGCCGTGCAGCGCAATTGCGCGCCGGCATCGGTCTGCAGCGTCACGACGTCGGCCTGCGTGAACACATGGTGTTCGCCGGCGCGGAGCGGCCGTTGGCGTGGCAGCATGGTTTCGGCCAGCCACAGCGGGGCCTCGATCACGGCGAGCCGGCCGCGCACGACGTGGATTACCGTGCCGCGTGCGACGACGAACTGCTGGGTTTGGGCTGGCGCGAGGCTGATATCGCGCTGGGTGGGCTGCTTCATCTCGTTGACTCCATTTGATCGACGACTCAGCGTACCGGCGAGGGGGGGGCGCTTCGAGGCATACCCATGGCATGACGGATACGGAACAGAACTCGAAATAGCCGTGTGTTGCGATACAGAAGGCGCAAATCTGTATCTGTTCCCGCCCATGGCGCGGGCTAAGATCATGGGCATGGATGCCCTCCCGCTTTACCGCCAACTGGCGGCACACTATCAACACGTGATCGACACCGGCACGCTGTCGCCCGGTAGCCGCATGCCGTCACTGCGCGCCTTGATGGACAGGCACGACGTCAGCCTGTCGACCGCGCTGCAGAGCTGTCGGCATCTGGAACGCTACGGTTATCTGGAGGCGCGGCCGAGGTCGGGTTACTTCGTGCGCCAGCCGCACAAGCCGGCGTGCGAGCCGGTCGCCGAGCCGATTGCCCGGCTGGCCGAGCCGGCGCAATACGTCGGCATCCATGAGCGGGTGTCGGCGGTGATCGCACAAGGGCGCTTGCATCCGGTGAAATTCAACCTCGCGGTCGCGGTGGCCGCGCCCGAGCTCTACCCGGTCGAGGCGCTGAAGCAGGCGGCGATTCGCGCGCTGCGCCACGATCCGACCGTGTTGACGTCGGCGGCGGTGCCCAACGGCAGCGCGGCGTTTCGCGCCGTGCTAGCGCAGCGGGCGTTGTCGGCGCGTATCGCCGTGAGCCGCGACGAAATCATCGTCACCCACGGTTGCATCGAGGCGCTCAACCTCGCACTACGGGCGGTGGCGCAGCCGGGCGACGTGATCGCGGTCGAGTCGCCGTCGTATTACGGGCTGTTGCAGATACTGGAAAGTCTGGGGATGAAGGCGCTGGAAATCCCCGCCAGCGCGCAAACGGGCATCTCGATCGAGGCGCTTGAACTCGCCGCGCAGACCTACCGCAATATCAAGGCGGTGGTCGTAGTGCCGAACTTCCAGAACCCGCTCGGCGCGGTGATGCCCGATGCCAGCAAGGCCAGACTGGTGGAATGGTGCGAAGCGCAGGCGATACCGCTGATCGAGGACGATACCTACAGCCTGCTGAGCAACGACGACACACCGCTCTCGGCCTGCAAGGCCTGGGACAAGACCGGCAACGTGCTCTACTGCGCCTCCTTGCACAAAACGCTGGCGCCGGGGATGCGGCTGGGCTGGCTGATCGCCGGCAAGTGGCAGGCGCGGGTCGAAATGCTCAAGCATGCGCAGAGCCGCGCCAACGAAGTGCTGCCACAGCTGGCCGCGGCCGATTTCATGGGGTCCAGCGCTTACGATCGTCACCTGCGGCGGCTGCGCCTGGCGCTACGCGATCAGCGCGAACAGATGGCCGAAGCGGTCGCGACCTACTTCCCGGCGGGCACCCGGCTGACGGTGCCGCAGGGCGGGCTGTGCCTGTGGATCGAGATGCCGGGCCGGGCGTCGTCCGGGCGCTTGTTCGAACAGGCGATGCTTGCGGGTATCGGCATTGCCCCGGGGGTGATGTTCTCGAATTCCGACCGCTTCGACGCCTTTTTTCGCATCTCCTGCGGCCAGCGGTACACGCGCGAACTCAATACCGCGATGCGCACGCTGGGCCGGCTGGCCGCCGAGCCCTGAACATTGACTCTGCAGAAATTGAGTCCGTATGAAACCGGTTTAGCCAAGCCATAGGTTTGTGTTTGCAGAATGACGCCCCATTCCGTGGGGGCTCGGTCTGCATCGCCGACGTGGCCACGCCGTTTCCGTGCCATATGAAAGATACGATCCGTGTCGCCGATTCCCCGATCTCAGGCCGTTCGAGAGAACAAAGGCTTACAGCGTTCGATCTGTAAGCCCCTGAGCCCGCTTGGGCTATTGGTGGCGACATACCGCCGCCGGTGTCATTGCGGTCTGAGCAGCATCAGCCCCTGATTTGTCTGCACGACGATCGCACCATCGTCTGATACTGCCAGTGCGCCGGAGAGCTTGATCCCGGCCGGCGCGCCGGTGAGTCGGCTGTTCAGATCGACCATGCCGCTAACGCTCGACCAGGCGAACGCCCGCCATTCGCCGCTGGCGGTCTGGGCCGTGCCGACGACGACGCCGGCATAATTGATCGCCGCAGCGGTCGATGTCTTGCCGCCGAGCGTACCAAGGTCGAGCATCCCACCACCCGTCTGTCTCCACAAGAACGCATGCCATGTGCCACTGGCCGTCTGCGCCCGCCCGATCACTTCGCCGGAGTTGTTAATGCCGACCGCAGTGGAGTCTTTGCCGCCGAGCGTGCCTAGGTCGGCCATGCCATCCGACGACGGCCACGCAAACGCATGGAGCTGCCCGCTGGCGGTTTGCGCCGAGCCGATGACCCGGCCGTCGCTATTTACCGCGGCGGCGGCCGAGGTCTTGCCGCCGAGTGTGCCCAGGTCGACCATCCCTTCGCTGCTCATCCACGAAAATGCCCGCTGCTGACCATCGCGATTCTGTGCGGCACCGACGATCCGGCCGGCATCGTTGATTGCTGCCGCCGACGAGCCGCTTCCGCCTAGCGTGCCAAGATCCGTCAGCCCGCCGTTGATCCAAAGGAAGGCATGTTGGCCGTCGCGGCGAACTTGCGACGTGCCGACAATCTGGCCACTGCCGTTGATTGCGTTGGCCACCGAATTGTTTCCGCCTAGCGTGCCAAGGTCGATCATGCCGTCGCCTGCGGTCCACAAGAAAGCGTGCATCTGGCCGCGGCCATTTTGTGCCGTGCCGACGACCTTGCCCGACGGGTTGATCGCATTGGCCATCGAAGACCTGCCGCCTAG encodes:
- a CDS encoding methyl-accepting chemotaxis protein; protein product: MRIAAQLKLVSIVTVCALAVLAGWISWQNHRLHQEYGQFRDNQGALGAIATMKGEMLMLSRLDPLAGDAETRIAGTERTVAGAAQKLRPLLDNAGAARLDALLAGRWRNYLQQYRSAVAISATSPQDALGIPEAIYHTELEPTLAELDAASLRNRNEAATVTAAIDRRAARLLLLTLVPLGLTALLIVASQRSFARKLDRRLSTMGAAVARLATGDLNDRLHEADDEIGQLGRQLNRFVERLALTLKQAQAAAQTTRDDASDVARLAGDVHGDATRQTGHLQDIAGSSASLEAAVQHVGERAEQAASAALQTLEAIQAARSAGEASLTRLDLLEHDFGHAEQSMQSLADAIGQIVTVAASIDSIAGQTNLLALNAAIEAARAGEAGRGFAVVADEVRKLSLSTTDSTQRIREILDATRTRTRDTLTAMQAAAERVSECHDDGATVSGSLARIGAAAERVGAMMAAISETVDEQGRASSAIRERLEHIGDGARDSSAKSEAMRDEMRELTATANALDSQLGWFRLSA
- a CDS encoding DMT family transporter, with amino-acid sequence MNRYALCLIAAMLMVGSNVGIGKGIVAIMPVLLFALLRFVVGVTVLAPFYRPAQIRRVSRAEWRNLFLQALFGTFLFTLLMLYGVQRTSALAAGVITSTIPAVVILLAWLLLRERPSRRALLAVALAMGGVLIVNVARSSGDDGGSLFGNLLVLGAVCCESLYVILSRRLTQTLPAIEICAYTHAIGLLLMLPLGLGAAWSFDFAVIDAKTWALTVWYGLAASVFSFWLWMKGIRHVPGSLAGVFTAVLPIAAAAYGIVFLGERPTLAHGIALACVLAGIVIASMQAPAKPLLPER
- the nadC gene encoding carboxylating nicotinate-nucleotide diphosphorylase; this translates as MPISPPPLDIIATNVSTALAEDIGACDWTAQLIAAEAPGRATVLAREDAVVCGIPWFDEVFRQLDPSVRVSWRVAEGDRVSADTLLCELEGPARSLLTGERSALNFLQLLSAVASETRRYADVVEGTTARVLDTRKTLPGLRRAQKYAVLVGGGANQRIGLYDGILIKENHIMAAGGIAEALAAAQALAPVGVSIQIEVESLLELDAALAAGAASVLLDNFTLPHLADAVALNDGRALLEASGGVDFGTLRAIAETGVDRISVGKLTKDVRAIDLSMRFVL
- a CDS encoding PLP-dependent aminotransferase family protein is translated as MDALPLYRQLAAHYQHVIDTGTLSPGSRMPSLRALMDRHDVSLSTALQSCRHLERYGYLEARPRSGYFVRQPHKPACEPVAEPIARLAEPAQYVGIHERVSAVIAQGRLHPVKFNLAVAVAAPELYPVEALKQAAIRALRHDPTVLTSAAVPNGSAAFRAVLAQRALSARIAVSRDEIIVTHGCIEALNLALRAVAQPGDVIAVESPSYYGLLQILESLGMKALEIPASAQTGISIEALELAAQTYRNIKAVVVVPNFQNPLGAVMPDASKARLVEWCEAQAIPLIEDDTYSLLSNDDTPLSACKAWDKTGNVLYCASLHKTLAPGMRLGWLIAGKWQARVEMLKHAQSRANEVLPQLAAADFMGSSAYDRHLRRLRLALRDQREQMAEAVATYFPAGTRLTVPQGGLCLWIEMPGRASSGRLFEQAMLAGIGIAPGVMFSNSDRFDAFFRISCGQRYTRELNTAMRTLGRLAAEP
- a CDS encoding phosphomannomutase/phosphoglucomutase, with product MASIPAEIFKAYDVRACTDLLTPDAAYLIGRALGAEARAQGQSRIVVGRDGRLSSPALAAALIRGLRASGLDVLELGLVATPMMYFAAIRHAGGCGAVVTGSHSPADYNGIKIMLAGVTIGDRKLKGLYERIVGEDFVAGKGTVTPLEIDAEYRDEIVRTQALARPLKVVIDCGNGAPGAFAPALYRALGCEVIALFCDVNGHFPNHHPDPQVEKNVAELKRVVLDTGADAGLAFDGDGDRVAAITPAGHYIAGDKMLMLFATAELAKHPGGHVLCDVKSTGALASWVREHGGTSEIIATGHTHMKRRMKETGAVVAGELSGHFAFGAWGLDDGLFAGVKLLQMIADGQNLDDALSSLPTRLSTPELQLPIAGDGHAAVARIVAAARFPSALDVISVDGLRIEYADGFGLIRASNTTPVLTLRIEADNREGVLRIRDELAAALAPLPFPDFTL
- a CDS encoding bifunctional diguanylate cyclase/phosphodiesterase, which codes for MLSNSYNHVLVLFSLLVAILASYTALDMAGRVATSQGKAKRCWLAGGAFAMGLGIWSMHFIGMLAFSLPIPLGYDPVITFLSLLIAVAASAFALWLVCQNTLPWARLILGALLMGAGIASMHYSGMAAMRMLPGIHYIPSLFALSILIAVGASGAALWMAFRLRFGSPRVKLIRSGAAVVMGIAIVGMHYTGMAASQFPLGSFCGAANSGIATNWLALLVIVVTLAVLAIALIVSVLDSRMAARTAVLATSLAEANHELMHLALHDNLTKLPNRLLLEDRLEQAVHKAERDHSRFALMFMDLDGFKAVNDAFGHHVGDDLLIDVAARIKQSVRAQDTIARLGGDEFVLILELAKPQDAAAIADKLVKAIDEPFSIQRHALGVSVSIGIAIYPDDGAESRELMANADAAMYHAKDAGRNGYCFFKASMNANAQEQLQLLQDLRLALGRNELLLHYQPKFCAPHGPIIGAEALLRWMHPSRGLIGPDTFLELAERSGLVLQIGEWVLDEACRQMRAWHDQGHRDWSVAVNLSAQQFAHASLPQTVSDTLKRHGLAPRHLTLEITETTAMRDAEASLVILRQLADMGVNISIDDFGTGYSSLLYLKRLPANELKIDRGFVNELTHDSDDAAIVSAIVALGQTLKLNIVAEGVETQAQQEFLTRLGCDSLQGYLLGRPVPAAEFAQAATSQATA